In Mycolicibacterium mucogenicum DSM 44124, the following are encoded in one genomic region:
- a CDS encoding GtrA family protein has product MTVDSASGLQRAVDRFHRGCELAVSRLPFGLKTVVAPTFLGFALINGCTFAIDLLLLTGLRDGLGLPLAVAVTVSYVCAFGLSYVLNRIFNFSSHGAVGPQLAVYVVVVAVNYLAFILGVSTGLSALGVEYHVARMAAGACEAVYMYAAMRWVVFRR; this is encoded by the coding sequence GTGACCGTCGACTCGGCGAGTGGCCTGCAGCGCGCCGTCGACCGATTCCACCGGGGCTGCGAACTGGCCGTCAGCCGGCTGCCCTTCGGACTCAAAACGGTTGTCGCTCCGACGTTCCTGGGCTTCGCCCTAATCAACGGCTGCACGTTCGCGATCGACCTGTTGTTGCTCACCGGACTGCGCGACGGGCTGGGGCTGCCACTGGCGGTGGCGGTCACGGTGTCGTACGTCTGCGCGTTCGGGCTCAGTTACGTGCTGAACCGGATCTTCAACTTCAGTTCGCACGGTGCGGTCGGTCCGCAGTTGGCCGTCTACGTCGTCGTGGTCGCCGTCAACTACCTGGCGTTCATCCTGGGGGTGTCGACCGGATTGTCGGCGCTCGGCGTCGAGTACCACGTCGCCCGGATGGCCGCGGGCGCCTGCGAGGCGGTCTACATGTACGCGGCGATGCGCTGGGTGGTGTTCCGGCGCTGA
- a CDS encoding PE-PPE domain-containing protein, giving the protein MAISVQPSAAASVERPDVTFYLQGTCLCDVSPTSREALGLADGYLDSSGTIHGIGYPAGLLFGADAVIGTTKVNATLATVPDGADVTLAGLSQGAIVLNYVKLSRSLQDSFSRRRADNLQFVTFGDPQNTTGGITTKNPALQLFAPNVPRASAYPTTEIVREYDGFSDWPDKPTRLAVLNAVMGIGFVHTDYGSAANPATPGTLTTVRTNAAGGTTTHYVVPTRRLPLTQPLRDAGLNTSLIDALLRPQIDRAYVRRPQVAPREPAARPSIVALAAKALGRAKPAPPQSADASAAREDKEKAPKPKRGFGFRKTRHGGESRR; this is encoded by the coding sequence GTGGCGATCAGTGTGCAGCCGTCGGCGGCGGCATCGGTTGAAAGGCCCGACGTCACCTTCTATCTGCAGGGCACGTGCCTGTGCGACGTCTCACCCACCTCACGCGAGGCCCTCGGGTTGGCCGACGGATATCTGGATTCCAGCGGCACCATCCATGGCATCGGCTACCCCGCCGGCCTGTTGTTCGGAGCTGACGCCGTCATCGGTACCACCAAGGTGAACGCGACCCTCGCCACGGTCCCCGACGGCGCCGACGTCACCCTCGCCGGCCTGAGCCAGGGCGCCATCGTCCTGAACTATGTGAAACTTTCGCGCTCGCTGCAGGATTCGTTCAGCCGTCGTCGTGCAGACAATCTCCAGTTCGTGACCTTCGGTGACCCGCAGAACACCACAGGCGGCATCACGACCAAGAATCCGGCACTGCAACTGTTCGCACCGAACGTGCCAAGGGCAAGCGCATACCCCACCACCGAAATCGTCCGCGAGTACGACGGCTTCTCGGATTGGCCGGACAAGCCGACGCGTTTGGCTGTCCTCAACGCCGTCATGGGAATCGGATTCGTGCACACCGACTACGGGTCGGCCGCCAACCCGGCGACACCGGGAACGCTCACGACCGTCCGCACCAATGCCGCCGGCGGCACCACCACGCATTACGTGGTGCCCACCCGGCGATTGCCACTCACACAACCGTTGCGTGATGCCGGGCTGAACACGTCCCTCATCGACGCCCTGCTCCGACCGCAGATCGATCGGGCCTACGTCCGCCGCCCGCAGGTCGCACCGCGCGAACCCGCGGCCCGGCCGTCGATCGTCGCCCTGGCTGCAAAGGCTCTGGGCAGGGCCAAGCCGGCGCCACCCCAGAGCGCGGACGCGTCGGCTGCGAGGGAAGACAAAGAGAAGGCGCCGAAGCCTAAGCGGGGGTTCGGTTTTCGGAAAACTCGCCATGGCGGGGAATCGAGGAGGTAA
- a CDS encoding OsmC family protein encodes MAKTHHYELDVTWTGNTGTGTSGYREYDRAHDVSADGKPTILGSADPSFRGDPQRWNPEELLVVSLSQCHMLWVLALCSQEDIVVTGYSDHPSGTMTQTPDGGGHFTEVVLRPVVEITDDRHRAALTSVHERAHHLCFIANSVNFDVRCEAQVSVAESA; translated from the coding sequence ATGGCGAAGACGCACCACTACGAACTCGACGTGACGTGGACCGGCAACACCGGCACCGGAACCTCGGGCTACCGCGAGTACGACCGCGCGCACGACGTCAGCGCCGACGGCAAACCGACGATCCTCGGCAGCGCTGATCCGTCGTTCCGCGGCGACCCGCAGCGCTGGAACCCCGAAGAACTGCTCGTGGTCTCGCTGTCGCAGTGCCACATGCTGTGGGTGCTGGCCCTGTGCTCGCAAGAGGACATCGTGGTGACCGGATACTCCGATCACCCGTCGGGCACCATGACCCAAACCCCGGACGGCGGTGGGCATTTCACCGAGGTGGTACTGCGCCCGGTCGTCGAGATCACCGACGACCGGCACCGCGCGGCGCTCACGAGCGTCCACGAGCGGGCACATCACCTGTGTTTCATCGCCAATTCCGTCAACTTCGACGTCCGGTGCGAAGCGCAGGTGAGCGTCGCCGAATCGGCATGA
- a CDS encoding Lrp/AsnC family transcriptional regulator, giving the protein MAIKIDALDSALLSALATDPRTPILELASRLKVARNTVQARMKRLEESGLVRGYPPNINLSELGFAVHALVFIETDQTKMDAIIEALRDVPHVLEVHATTGRADLLVRIAAQTQEELLSVIQRVHRIDGVKHSETMLAMATPVEYRSLPLVQYVTGRRAK; this is encoded by the coding sequence ATGGCCATCAAGATCGACGCACTCGATTCCGCGCTGCTGTCGGCGCTGGCGACCGACCCGCGCACCCCGATCCTTGAACTGGCGTCGCGGCTGAAGGTCGCCCGCAACACCGTGCAGGCGCGCATGAAACGGCTCGAGGAATCCGGCCTCGTTCGCGGCTACCCGCCGAACATCAACCTGTCCGAACTCGGCTTCGCCGTGCACGCGCTGGTCTTCATCGAGACCGACCAGACCAAGATGGACGCCATCATCGAGGCGCTGCGGGATGTCCCGCATGTGCTGGAAGTCCACGCGACGACGGGGCGGGCGGATCTGCTGGTCCGGATCGCCGCCCAGACGCAGGAAGAACTGCTCAGCGTCATTCAGCGCGTGCACCGGATCGACGGGGTCAAGCACTCCGAGACCATGCTGGCGATGGCCACTCCGGTCGAATACCGATCACTCCCCCTTGTGCAGTACGTGACGGGGCGTCGAGCAAAATGA
- a CDS encoding indolepyruvate ferredoxin oxidoreductase family protein: MTSVLSRSGLTAVEPTAPYDLDDRYRSGAGPVLLTGVQAIARMVVEQHVRDLRAGRRVATFVSGYQGSPLGGVDKMLLGMPSVLTEHDVVFTPGFNEELAATAVWGSQTDLPAGKATHDGVIGVWYGKGPGVDRATDALRHANMYGVNPRGGVLLLVGDDPASKSSTVPAVSERSLAALGIPVLFPRNAEEIITMGMQGVALSRASGCVVAMKIVADVADGAWTVDADVADFAITAPEILWDGKPFTYVQRPMAAPADSLLAEADLYGPRWATVRAFGDINQLDVLEVDPVRAKVGIAATGTTFDAVRQALLDLGVDDAALHRAGVRLLRIGMPYPVGQESVRTFARGLEQVIVVEDKTAFIETQVREILYGTADAPQIVGKHDAAGAPLFPLGGELTAARLLAPLRRVLRDHVELKRTPPPPLSLEVLSAKRTAYFCSGCPHNRSTAIPEGSIGGGGIGCHTLVTMSGRSDSAVVGLTQMGGEGSQWIGQAPFTDVPHLFQNVGDGTFFHSGQLAVQACIAAGVNITYKLLYNEVVAMTGAQDVEGGLVVAGLTHKLTAEGVKQIIICADEPKRHNKKALAKGTLLWHRDRLDEAQKVLRDIPGVTVLIYDQHCAADARRQRKRGTLSTRNTRVVINEAVCEGCGDCGTKSNCLSVQPVDTEFGRKTRIDQTSCNTDYTCLDGDCPSFVTVELTPDKKGRKASRRKAPEPPRVADPGFGVPTGTQNVLLAGIGGTGIVTVNQVLATAALRAGYEVESLDQIGLSQKAGPVVSHLRFSTAALEPSNRLTSGSADCIIAIDLLTATDNRNLAYGSAERTVAVASTSQTPTGDMVYDKSVAYPETQLLLDRLTAATRTLTHFDALAAAQALFGNTAAANFLVVGAAFQNGGLRLPEASIEEAIGINGVAVAANVAAFRWGRVAVADPAAFAAAVDSVRPKAAPAVASPELLASTTFDGEVRRLVELRAGELVRYQSAKVARRYVETVQAVWQSERTITGNTAFSEAVARGLHKFTAYKDEYEVARLLVDPAFLADVQAQVPGGENLTYKLHPPVLRAMGRTKKVGFGPRSHVALQMLAKAKVLRGTKLDPFGYAHVRKVERQLLSHYTDMVLRLAAELTVDNYATAVEAAGLPDIVRGYEDIKLGNVELYWARLRELGIPA; this comes from the coding sequence GTGACCAGTGTTCTGTCCCGATCCGGACTCACCGCGGTGGAACCCACCGCGCCCTACGACCTCGACGACCGGTACCGCTCCGGTGCCGGCCCGGTTCTGCTCACCGGCGTGCAGGCCATCGCGCGGATGGTGGTCGAGCAGCACGTCCGCGACCTGCGCGCCGGCCGCCGCGTCGCGACGTTCGTCTCCGGCTACCAGGGCAGCCCCCTCGGTGGCGTCGACAAGATGCTGCTGGGCATGCCGAGCGTCCTGACCGAGCACGACGTCGTCTTCACCCCCGGGTTCAACGAGGAACTCGCCGCCACCGCGGTCTGGGGCAGCCAGACCGACCTGCCCGCCGGCAAGGCAACCCACGACGGCGTCATCGGCGTCTGGTACGGCAAGGGGCCCGGCGTCGACCGCGCGACGGACGCTCTGCGTCACGCCAACATGTACGGCGTCAACCCCCGCGGCGGCGTGCTGCTGCTGGTCGGCGACGACCCGGCCTCCAAATCCTCGACCGTGCCCGCCGTGAGCGAGCGGTCCCTCGCGGCCCTCGGTATCCCGGTCCTGTTCCCGCGCAACGCCGAAGAGATCATCACGATGGGCATGCAGGGTGTCGCGCTGTCGCGGGCCTCGGGTTGCGTCGTGGCGATGAAGATCGTCGCCGACGTGGCTGACGGCGCCTGGACGGTCGACGCCGACGTCGCCGACTTCGCGATCACCGCACCCGAAATCCTCTGGGACGGAAAGCCGTTCACCTACGTCCAGCGGCCGATGGCCGCCCCGGCCGACAGCCTGCTCGCCGAGGCCGACCTCTACGGTCCGCGCTGGGCGACCGTCCGTGCCTTCGGTGACATCAACCAGCTGGACGTACTCGAGGTGGATCCGGTGCGCGCCAAAGTCGGCATCGCCGCCACCGGCACCACCTTCGACGCCGTCCGCCAGGCGCTGCTCGACCTCGGCGTCGACGACGCGGCACTGCACCGCGCGGGAGTCCGCCTGCTGCGCATCGGAATGCCGTATCCCGTCGGGCAGGAGTCTGTCCGGACGTTCGCGCGCGGTCTCGAGCAGGTGATCGTCGTCGAGGACAAGACGGCGTTCATCGAAACCCAGGTCCGTGAAATCCTCTACGGCACCGCCGATGCCCCGCAGATCGTCGGCAAGCACGACGCGGCCGGTGCGCCGCTGTTCCCCCTCGGCGGCGAGTTGACCGCCGCGCGCCTGCTCGCCCCGCTGCGCCGGGTGCTGCGCGATCACGTCGAGCTCAAGCGCACCCCGCCCCCACCGCTGTCGCTGGAAGTGTTGTCCGCCAAGCGAACCGCCTACTTCTGCAGCGGCTGCCCGCACAACCGTTCCACCGCGATCCCGGAAGGCTCCATCGGCGGCGGCGGCATCGGCTGCCACACCCTGGTCACCATGTCCGGCCGCAGTGACAGCGCCGTGGTGGGTCTGACGCAGATGGGCGGCGAGGGCAGCCAGTGGATCGGGCAGGCGCCGTTCACCGACGTGCCGCACCTGTTCCAGAACGTCGGCGACGGCACGTTCTTCCACTCCGGACAGCTCGCGGTGCAGGCCTGCATCGCGGCCGGTGTCAACATCACCTACAAGCTGCTCTACAACGAGGTCGTCGCCATGACCGGCGCGCAGGACGTCGAAGGCGGCCTGGTCGTGGCGGGCCTCACCCACAAACTGACGGCCGAAGGCGTCAAGCAGATCATCATCTGCGCCGACGAACCCAAGCGGCACAACAAGAAAGCCCTCGCCAAGGGCACGCTGTTGTGGCACCGCGACCGGCTCGACGAGGCGCAGAAGGTGCTGCGGGACATCCCGGGCGTCACCGTGCTCATCTACGACCAGCACTGCGCCGCCGACGCCCGCCGTCAGCGCAAGCGCGGAACCCTGTCCACCCGCAACACCCGCGTGGTGATCAACGAAGCCGTCTGCGAGGGCTGCGGCGACTGCGGCACCAAGTCGAACTGCCTGTCCGTACAGCCGGTCGACACCGAATTCGGCCGCAAGACCCGCATCGACCAGACGTCGTGCAACACCGACTACACGTGCCTCGACGGCGACTGCCCGTCGTTCGTCACGGTCGAGCTGACCCCGGACAAGAAGGGCCGCAAGGCATCCCGGCGCAAGGCGCCGGAGCCGCCGCGGGTCGCGGATCCAGGGTTCGGTGTCCCGACCGGCACCCAGAACGTCCTGCTCGCCGGCATCGGTGGCACCGGCATCGTCACGGTCAACCAGGTGCTCGCGACCGCCGCACTGCGCGCCGGTTACGAAGTGGAGAGCCTCGACCAGATCGGCCTGAGCCAGAAGGCCGGACCGGTCGTGTCGCACCTGCGGTTCTCGACAGCCGCCCTGGAGCCGTCCAACCGGCTCACCTCGGGCAGCGCCGACTGCATCATCGCGATCGACCTGCTCACCGCGACCGACAACCGGAACCTGGCCTACGGCAGTGCCGAACGCACCGTCGCGGTCGCCTCGACGAGCCAGACCCCGACCGGCGACATGGTGTACGACAAGTCCGTCGCCTACCCGGAGACGCAGTTGCTGCTGGACCGGCTGACCGCCGCCACCCGCACGCTGACTCATTTCGATGCACTGGCCGCGGCACAGGCCCTGTTCGGCAACACCGCAGCGGCCAACTTCCTGGTCGTCGGCGCCGCCTTCCAGAACGGCGGCCTGCGCCTGCCCGAGGCGAGCATCGAAGAGGCCATCGGCATCAACGGTGTCGCGGTCGCCGCCAACGTGGCAGCGTTCCGCTGGGGCCGTGTCGCGGTCGCCGATCCGGCCGCGTTCGCCGCCGCCGTCGACTCCGTGCGGCCCAAGGCCGCGCCCGCCGTGGCGAGCCCGGAGCTGTTGGCCAGCACCACGTTCGACGGTGAGGTCCGCCGGCTGGTCGAACTGCGCGCCGGTGAGCTGGTCCGCTACCAGAGCGCAAAGGTCGCGCGGCGGTACGTCGAAACGGTCCAGGCCGTATGGCAGTCCGAGCGCACCATCACCGGCAACACGGCGTTCAGCGAGGCCGTCGCCCGCGGGCTGCACAAGTTCACGGCCTACAAGGACGAGTACGAGGTCGCCCGGCTGCTGGTCGATCCGGCCTTCCTGGCGGACGTGCAGGCGCAGGTGCCCGGTGGGGAGAACCTCACCTACAAGCTGCATCCGCCCGTCCTGCGCGCCATGGGCCGCACGAAGAAGGTCGGTTTCGGTCCGAGATCGCATGTGGCGCTGCAGATGCTGGCCAAGGCCAAGGTACTGCGCGGCACCAAGCTGGACCCGTTCGGCTATGCCCACGTCCGGAAAGTGGAGCGGCAGTTGCTGTCTCACTACACGGACATGGTGCTGCGCCTCGCCGCCGAGCTGACCGTCGACAACTACGCCACCGCCGTCGAAGCAGCCGGACTGCCCGACATCGTCCGCGGCTACGAGGACATCAAACTCGGCAACGTCGAGCTGTACTGGGCCCGCCTGCGCGAGCTCGGCATCCCGGCCTGA
- a CDS encoding Glu/Leu/Phe/Val dehydrogenase dimerization domain-containing protein: protein MTSVSTSPVSTPAGVFGRSHKLSSRSHEQVVFCEDAESGLKAIIAIHSTALGPALGGCRMYPYADEFEALEDVLRLSWGMTYKAAAAGVNLGGGKSVIIGDPTSDKSEALFAAFARYVNTLGGRYVTAGDVGTNTDDLDIMGKYTSHVTGRSAVAGGSGDSARLTALGVFNAMRAGAESVWGAATLAGRTVGVEGVGKVGRELIALLLADGADVYATDVNAAALLRLSNDHPSVRLLNSVADAPVDVYAPCALGSTLTPMSADTIEAKLICGAANNQLATPDVELLLGRRGITWVPDYVANAGGLIQVAGELHGADRTAVEADVTRIYDRCRDIIATAREAGISIGAAANLFAEQRLDGAI from the coding sequence GTGACCTCTGTGTCCACCTCACCGGTGTCCACCCCCGCCGGAGTCTTCGGTCGCTCGCACAAGTTGAGCTCCCGCAGTCACGAGCAGGTCGTCTTCTGCGAGGACGCCGAGTCCGGCCTCAAGGCCATCATCGCCATCCACTCGACGGCGCTGGGCCCGGCCCTCGGCGGCTGCCGGATGTACCCCTACGCCGACGAATTCGAGGCACTCGAGGACGTGCTGCGGCTGTCGTGGGGCATGACATACAAGGCCGCGGCGGCCGGGGTGAACCTGGGCGGCGGCAAGTCCGTGATCATCGGCGACCCGACCAGCGACAAGAGCGAAGCACTGTTCGCGGCCTTCGCGCGCTACGTCAACACCCTGGGCGGACGGTACGTCACCGCGGGCGACGTCGGCACCAACACCGACGATCTCGACATCATGGGCAAGTACACCTCGCACGTCACCGGCCGCAGCGCCGTGGCCGGCGGCTCGGGTGACAGTGCCCGCCTCACCGCGCTTGGTGTCTTCAACGCGATGCGCGCGGGCGCCGAATCCGTTTGGGGCGCAGCGACGTTGGCCGGTCGGACCGTCGGTGTCGAGGGCGTCGGCAAGGTCGGCCGCGAACTCATCGCACTGCTGCTCGCGGACGGCGCGGACGTGTACGCCACCGATGTGAACGCCGCGGCACTGCTGCGCCTGTCGAACGACCACCCGTCCGTGCGCCTCCTCAATTCGGTTGCCGACGCCCCGGTCGATGTCTATGCTCCGTGTGCCCTCGGGTCTACTCTGACGCCTATGAGCGCTGACACCATCGAGGCGAAGCTGATTTGCGGTGCTGCAAACAACCAGCTCGCGACCCCGGACGTCGAGCTGTTGCTCGGCCGTCGCGGGATCACCTGGGTACCTGACTACGTCGCCAACGCCGGCGGCCTCATCCAGGTCGCCGGTGAGCTGCACGGCGCGGACCGCACCGCCGTCGAGGCCGACGTGACCCGCATCTACGACCGCTGCCGCGACATCATCGCCACCGCGCGCGAGGCGGGCATCAGCATCGGCGCCGCCGCGAACCTGTTCGCCGAACAGCGGCTCGACGGAGCCATCTGA
- a CDS encoding amino acid permease — protein sequence MGAGGGLFRTKSVEQSIRDTDEPDSKLRKDLTARDLTVFGVAVVIGAGIFTLTAQTAGNMAGPAVSVAFVIAAITCGLTALCYAEFASTVPVAGSAYTYAYATFGELVAWIIGWDLILEFALAVSVVAKGWSQYLGHVLGGTVSPVVHLGSVKFDWGALVIIAIVGVLLATGTKLSSRVSAVAVAIKLSVIVLILVVGATYFKASNLTPFIPAAQPSAKADGVHQSMLAWLTGTGGTSFGWLGLLTAASIAFFAFIGFDVVATAAEETRNPQRDVPRGIFGALAIVTVCYVAVSFVLTGMVPYTELQGENATLATAFALHGDTWAKNIISIGALAGLSTVVMVMFLGQTRVLFAMSRDGLLPKRLSHTGKHGTPVRLTVIVGVVCAVLAAFVDFGTLAGMVNIGTLVAFILVAIGVPILRRTRPDLERGFRVPFVPVIPILAALSCLWLMINLEVETWLRFVVWMVVGVALYFVYGRSHSKLAQRKAEAHKHLNVTQIAA from the coding sequence ATGGGCGCCGGCGGCGGGCTTTTCCGCACCAAGTCAGTCGAGCAGTCGATCCGGGACACCGATGAACCCGATTCGAAGCTCCGCAAAGACCTGACGGCAAGGGATCTCACTGTTTTCGGCGTTGCCGTCGTCATCGGCGCCGGCATCTTCACCCTTACCGCTCAGACCGCGGGCAACATGGCGGGGCCGGCCGTGTCGGTCGCCTTCGTCATCGCGGCGATCACGTGCGGGCTCACCGCGCTGTGCTACGCCGAGTTCGCCTCGACTGTGCCCGTCGCCGGCAGCGCCTACACCTACGCGTACGCCACCTTCGGTGAGCTGGTCGCGTGGATCATCGGCTGGGACCTGATCCTCGAGTTCGCGCTCGCGGTATCCGTTGTCGCCAAAGGCTGGTCGCAGTATCTCGGCCACGTACTGGGCGGGACGGTGTCACCGGTGGTGCACCTCGGGTCGGTCAAGTTCGACTGGGGTGCGCTGGTGATCATCGCCATCGTCGGCGTGCTGCTGGCCACCGGAACCAAGCTGTCATCGCGAGTTTCGGCCGTCGCCGTGGCGATCAAGCTGTCGGTGATCGTGCTGATCCTCGTTGTCGGTGCCACCTACTTCAAGGCCTCGAACCTCACGCCGTTCATCCCGGCCGCGCAGCCGTCGGCGAAGGCGGACGGCGTGCACCAGTCAATGCTGGCCTGGCTCACCGGAACTGGCGGTACGAGCTTCGGGTGGCTGGGTCTGCTGACCGCGGCCAGCATCGCGTTCTTCGCCTTCATCGGCTTCGACGTGGTGGCCACCGCCGCGGAAGAGACCCGCAACCCGCAACGCGACGTTCCCCGCGGCATCTTCGGCGCGCTGGCCATCGTCACCGTCTGCTACGTCGCGGTGTCGTTCGTCCTCACCGGCATGGTGCCGTACACCGAGCTGCAGGGAGAAAATGCCACCCTCGCAACGGCATTCGCCCTCCACGGTGACACGTGGGCCAAGAACATCATCTCCATCGGCGCGTTGGCGGGCCTGTCGACCGTCGTGATGGTGATGTTCCTCGGCCAGACCCGCGTACTGTTCGCGATGTCCCGCGACGGTCTGCTCCCCAAGCGGCTTTCGCACACCGGCAAGCACGGCACCCCGGTGCGACTGACCGTCATCGTGGGCGTGGTGTGCGCGGTACTGGCAGCGTTCGTGGACTTCGGCACGCTTGCGGGCATGGTCAACATCGGCACGCTCGTCGCCTTCATCCTCGTGGCGATCGGCGTACCGATCCTGCGGCGCACGCGGCCCGATCTCGAGCGCGGCTTCCGGGTGCCCTTCGTCCCTGTGATACCCATCCTCGCGGCACTGTCGTGCCTGTGGCTGATGATCAACCTCGAGGTCGAGACCTGGCTGCGGTTCGTCGTGTGGATGGTGGTCGGCGTCGCGCTGTACTTCGTCTACGGCAGGTCCCACTCGAAGCTCGCGCAGCGAAAGGCCGAGGCGCACAAGCACCTCAACGTCACCCAGATCGCGGCGTGA
- a CDS encoding lipoprotein LpqH — translation MRQQVAIGVVGMAVIVGAAGCSSEKPPSEKTSSTSSSTTTKSTSSSASTTTASPTQPATGNPPPGQAEVTVDRVRQNITGNVVCTNAVGNFNIAIGQKVSGVAVVLTPDAATVHSVILGNVNGVILGYQQGMSGGQATASKDGNTYTISGSATGVTAALPPVMVTKPFEIRVTCS, via the coding sequence ATGAGGCAACAGGTTGCGATCGGTGTGGTGGGCATGGCAGTCATCGTGGGGGCCGCGGGCTGCAGTTCCGAGAAGCCGCCGTCGGAGAAGACGAGCTCGACCAGCAGTAGCACCACCACCAAGTCCACGTCCTCGTCGGCATCCACCACGACGGCCTCGCCCACTCAACCGGCGACGGGCAATCCGCCACCGGGCCAAGCCGAGGTGACCGTCGACAGGGTGCGGCAGAACATCACCGGCAATGTGGTCTGTACCAACGCCGTCGGAAACTTCAACATCGCCATCGGACAGAAGGTTTCGGGCGTGGCGGTCGTCCTGACACCCGACGCCGCGACCGTGCACTCGGTGATCCTCGGCAACGTCAATGGCGTCATCCTCGGCTACCAGCAGGGCATGTCGGGCGGTCAGGCCACCGCGTCCAAGGACGGCAACACGTACACCATCAGCGGTAGCGCTACCGGGGTGACGGCAGCGCTACCGCCAGTGATGGTGACCAAACCCTTCGAGATTCGCGTTACCTGCAGCTGA
- a CDS encoding polysaccharide deacetylase family protein, producing MATIEVARTALATALTAPHAAASPHPPELLRAAATTKPALLPPPPAAARVALPGTGVLSVLPGHGDLLALTVDDGVDSNVVRLYAQFAKDTGIRLTFFVNGTYRSWTDNAPLLRPLVESGQIQLGNHTWSHPDLTTQSPAQIAAQIQRNHAFLANTYGIDARPYLRPPYGRHNAAVRSVAADLGYTVTTMWTGSLADSTVITEDYIVKMADTHFRPQNIVLGHLNHAPVTHVFDRLADVVRTRNLRTVTLDDVFLPNHPTP from the coding sequence GTGGCGACCATCGAGGTGGCGCGAACGGCGCTGGCCACCGCCTTGACGGCGCCCCACGCCGCGGCCTCGCCGCACCCGCCGGAACTGCTGCGCGCAGCCGCGACAACAAAACCGGCGCTGCTGCCACCACCACCGGCCGCGGCCCGCGTCGCACTGCCCGGGACCGGCGTGCTGAGCGTCCTGCCCGGCCACGGCGACCTACTGGCCCTCACCGTCGACGACGGCGTCGACAGCAACGTCGTGCGGCTGTACGCCCAGTTCGCGAAGGACACCGGCATCAGGCTGACGTTCTTCGTCAACGGCACCTACCGGTCCTGGACCGACAATGCGCCACTGCTGCGGCCGCTGGTCGAATCGGGCCAGATTCAGCTGGGCAACCACACCTGGTCGCATCCGGACCTCACCACGCAGTCGCCGGCGCAGATCGCCGCCCAGATTCAGCGCAATCATGCGTTCCTGGCCAACACGTACGGCATCGACGCGCGACCGTATCTGCGGCCGCCGTACGGCCGGCACAACGCTGCCGTCCGGTCCGTCGCCGCCGACCTCGGCTACACCGTCACGACGATGTGGACGGGGTCCTTGGCCGATTCGACGGTCATCACCGAGGACTACATCGTGAAGATGGCCGACACGCATTTCCGTCCGCAGAACATCGTCCTCGGCCATCTCAACCATGCCCCGGTGACCCACGTCTTCGACCGGCTCGCCGACGTGGTCCGCACCCGGAACCTGCGCACGGTCACCCTCGACGACGTCTTTCTCCCCAATCACCCGACGCCATAG
- a CDS encoding VOC family protein — MAAVKKFQVTFDCAVPERVARFWCDVLGYVVPAPPPGFASWDDFDRALPPEHRGSKFACVDPEGVGPRLFFQRVPEDKTVKNRVHLDVRVATGLAGEERLAALEAECERLVALGAVRVRLLPADDINESCIVMQDVEGNEFCLD, encoded by the coding sequence ATGGCTGCTGTCAAGAAGTTTCAGGTCACCTTCGACTGCGCGGTACCCGAGCGCGTGGCGCGGTTCTGGTGCGACGTGCTGGGGTACGTCGTCCCTGCGCCGCCGCCGGGATTCGCATCGTGGGACGACTTCGATCGCGCGCTGCCACCCGAGCATCGAGGTTCGAAGTTCGCGTGCGTCGATCCCGAAGGGGTCGGCCCACGACTGTTCTTTCAGCGCGTTCCCGAAGACAAGACGGTGAAGAACCGGGTGCACCTGGATGTGCGGGTGGCCACCGGGCTGGCCGGGGAGGAACGCCTCGCAGCGCTCGAGGCGGAGTGCGAGCGGCTGGTCGCGCTCGGCGCGGTCCGGGTGCGCCTGCTTCCCGCCGACGACATCAACGAGTCGTGCATCGTCATGCAGGACGTGGAGGGCAACGAGTTCTGCCTCGACTGA